The Halorubrum salinarum genome segment TACCTCGAATCGCTGGGGCTCGCCGGCGGCGTCATCAGCGTCGCCTACGTCGTCCTGCTCGGCGGCGTCGGCGCGATGGTCACCCGCGACGCCCTGAAGGGCGACGGCGGCGGCGGCGTCGACCACGAGGCCGCCGACAGGGACCTCGACGAGTACGAGATCCCCGAGGTCGCGAAGAAGATCCAACGGACCGTCCGGATCCCGCCGATGGTGACGCTCCGCGGCGACGTCCGCGTCTCCGCGTGGGTCATCACGGCCGTCGCCTTCGCGACGGGCGTCCTGTCAGGTTTCCTCGGCGTGGGCGGCGGCTTCATCCGGATGCCCGCGATGATCTACGCGATCGGCGTCCCGGTGCCCGTCGCGGTCGGCACCGACCTCTTCGAGATCGTCTTCTCCGGCGGCCTCGGGAGCTACCTCTACGGGCAGGGCGGCGGCGTCGACCTCGGGATCGTCGTGCCGCTGCTGTTCGGCAGCGCGCTCGGCGCCCGGGTCGGGTCCGCCGCGACCGCCGTCGTCGACGCCGACGGGATCAAGGTGTACTTCGGCGGGATGCTGCTGGTCGGCGCGGTCGCGGTGGGCGTCGGCGAGGTCGGCTCCTACCTGGGTAACGCGACGCTCGAACTGCTCGGGCTGGTGCTCGTCATCGGCGCGGCGGT includes the following:
- a CDS encoding sulfite exporter TauE/SafE family protein; translated protein: MLGNLLAGPGFLGTSPEMLALFAGFGLVVGVLFGFFGMGGSFLVTPALLMLEYPAPVAVGSGMAFVFGTAVIATLKHHDLGQVDYKLGVIMITGTTIGIEAGRASVYYLESLGLAGGVISVAYVVLLGGVGAMVTRDALKGDGGGGVDHEAADRDLDEYEIPEVAKKIQRTVRIPPMVTLRGDVRVSAWVITAVAFATGVLSGFLGVGGGFIRMPAMIYAIGVPVPVAVGTDLFEIVFSGGLGSYLYGQGGGVDLGIVVPLLFGSALGARVGSAATAVVDADGIKVYFGGMLLVGAVAVGVGEVGSYLGNATLELLGLVLVIGAAVVVAVAVLYTAISSLRVSRDQRPTAAD